In the genome of Chryseobacterium oryzae, one region contains:
- a CDS encoding biliverdin-producing heme oxygenase produces the protein MLSDYLKQKTAEYHDAAELLFNSQKIFSKTFTLEDYKKIIYNNYLMLFYAEDKIFRLLEDKYGEKLHLVDRKKLPLIEKDFQSLHLSNDQPYSFDIENELEALGALYVIEGSTLGGNVIAKQLFKTEGFEELKFNFFGCYQENTGLMWKNFKDVIDSYIEEPNYDQVLSGARKIYQFLLGIS, from the coding sequence ATGCTTTCTGATTATCTTAAACAAAAAACAGCAGAATATCACGATGCAGCAGAATTGCTTTTCAACTCTCAAAAGATATTCAGTAAAACATTTACATTAGAAGATTACAAAAAAATAATTTACAACAATTATTTAATGCTTTTTTACGCTGAAGATAAAATATTTAGGCTTCTTGAGGATAAATATGGTGAAAAACTTCATCTTGTAGACAGAAAAAAATTACCCCTTATCGAAAAAGATTTCCAATCTCTTCATTTAAGTAACGATCAGCCTTATTCTTTCGATATTGAAAATGAACTTGAAGCATTGGGGGCTTTATATGTAATTGAAGGCTCTACTTTAGGCGGAAATGTAATTGCTAAGCAACTTTTCAAAACAGAAGGATTTGAAGAATTAAAATTCAATTTTTTTGGATGTTATCAGGAAAATACCGGACTAATGTGGAAAAACTTTAAAGATGTTATCGACAGTTATATTGAAGAACCCAATTACGACCAGGTTTTATCCGGAGCCCGAAAAATTTATCAGTTTTTGTTAGGAATTTCTTAA
- a CDS encoding aldehyde dehydrogenase family protein, protein MSTTAEQTQNSSTLAWPEFKSKYDNYIGGKFVPSLGGQYFDVVSPINGEVFTQAAHSNKEDLDAAVNAASEAFKTWKDTSPTERSIILNKIADRMEQNLEYIATVETIDNGKAVRETLAADIPLAIDHFRYFASVIRAEEGSHNELDKDTVSLIVHEPLGVIAQIIPWNFPILMAVWKLAPALAAGNCVVLKPAESTPISIMVLMELIGDLLPAGVINIVNGFGAELGRPLVTNPKVAKAAFTGSTATGRMVMQYATENIIPVTLELGGKSPNIFFNSVMDADDEFLDKAIEGAVLFALNQGEICTCPSRLLVQEDIADAFIARVVERTEAIKVGNPLDKTVMMGAQASKIQKDKIEGYLKLGKEEGAEVLTGGEANNIEGFENGFYIKPTIFKGNNKMRIFQEEIFGPVVAFTTFKDEAEALEIANDTIYGLGAGVWTRDAHQLYQIPRHVEAGRVWVNQYHAYPAGAPFGGYKQSGIGRENHKMMLDHYRQTKNMLISYNKNKLGFF, encoded by the coding sequence ATGAGCACAACAGCAGAACAAACCCAGAATTCATCGACTTTGGCGTGGCCTGAGTTTAAATCTAAATATGATAACTATATCGGAGGAAAATTTGTTCCGTCATTGGGCGGACAATATTTTGATGTTGTTTCACCGATAAATGGGGAAGTTTTCACTCAAGCAGCACATTCTAATAAAGAAGATTTGGATGCAGCTGTTAATGCAGCTTCAGAAGCTTTCAAAACTTGGAAAGATACCTCTCCAACAGAGCGTAGCATCATTCTGAACAAAATTGCAGACAGAATGGAGCAAAATCTTGAGTACATTGCAACTGTAGAAACTATTGATAATGGTAAAGCAGTAAGAGAAACTTTAGCTGCAGATATCCCTTTGGCGATTGACCATTTCAGATATTTTGCTTCGGTAATCAGAGCAGAAGAAGGATCTCATAATGAGTTAGATAAAGATACGGTATCATTAATCGTACACGAACCGCTTGGAGTAATCGCACAGATTATTCCTTGGAATTTCCCAATCCTTATGGCCGTTTGGAAACTGGCTCCGGCTCTTGCTGCTGGTAACTGCGTAGTTTTGAAACCGGCAGAAAGTACTCCTATCTCTATTATGGTTTTAATGGAATTGATTGGTGATTTGCTACCTGCAGGTGTTATAAACATCGTAAATGGTTTCGGTGCCGAATTAGGAAGACCTTTGGTAACCAATCCAAAAGTAGCTAAAGCAGCGTTTACCGGTTCTACAGCAACAGGACGTATGGTGATGCAGTATGCTACAGAAAATATCATTCCTGTAACTTTAGAATTAGGTGGAAAATCGCCTAACATTTTCTTCAATTCTGTTATGGATGCAGACGACGAATTTTTAGATAAAGCTATCGAAGGAGCTGTTCTTTTTGCCTTGAACCAAGGTGAAATCTGTACATGTCCTTCAAGATTATTGGTTCAGGAAGATATTGCAGACGCTTTCATTGCAAGAGTAGTTGAAAGAACAGAGGCTATCAAAGTCGGAAATCCACTAGATAAAACAGTAATGATGGGAGCTCAGGCTTCAAAAATTCAAAAAGATAAAATTGAAGGTTACTTAAAGTTAGGTAAAGAAGAAGGTGCAGAAGTGCTTACCGGAGGAGAAGCTAATAACATCGAAGGTTTCGAAAACGGTTTTTACATCAAGCCAACCATCTTCAAAGGAAACAACAAGATGAGAATCTTCCAGGAAGAGATCTTCGGTCCGGTTGTAGCGTTTACCACTTTCAAAGACGAAGCAGAAGCTTTAGAAATTGCAAACGATACCATTTATGGTCTTGGAGCAGGGGTTTGGACAAGAGATGCGCATCAGTTATACCAAATTCCGCGTCATGTAGAAGCAGGAAGAGTTTGGGTTAACCAATATCACGCTTACCCTGCAGGTGCACCTTTCGGAGGTTACAAGCAATCAGGAATCGGTAGAGAAAATCACAAAATGATGTTAGACCATTATCGTCAGACTAAAAACATGTTGATTTCTTACAACAAAAACAAATTAGGATTCTTCTAA
- a CDS encoding aminotransferase class I/II-fold pyridoxal phosphate-dependent enzyme yields MNSKIWLSSPHMGGNEQKYVKEAFDANWVAPLGPNVDGFEKDLESYFNIEVKVAALSAGTAALHLALIECDVKHGDEVICQSMTFSASANPITYCGATPVFIDSEKNTWNMCPKALKEAIEDRISKRKKPKAIIVVHLYGMPAKMDEILEIAEKYEIPVIEDAAEALGSKYKNKACGTFGRFGILSFNGNKIITTSGGGALVCHTQEDKDKAVFLSTQARDNAPHYQHSFIGYNYRMSNIVAGIGRGQMEVLEDRVEARRKMHDFYINLFKNIKGVEVFTEPSEDFFSNHWLSAITVNPEIIGKNREDLRLTFLEDDIESRPLWKPMHLQPVFTDAPYYGTNIAEQLFNNGLCLPSGSNLSDEDRLRITNVIHSFFAVDKK; encoded by the coding sequence ATCAATTCTAAAATATGGCTTTCCTCACCACACATGGGTGGGAATGAACAAAAATATGTAAAAGAAGCTTTTGATGCTAATTGGGTAGCTCCATTAGGTCCCAATGTAGATGGTTTTGAAAAAGATTTAGAAAGTTACTTCAATATAGAGGTAAAAGTAGCAGCCCTTTCTGCTGGTACAGCTGCATTGCATCTAGCTTTAATAGAATGTGATGTAAAACACGGGGATGAGGTGATTTGCCAGTCGATGACATTTTCAGCTTCCGCCAATCCAATCACTTACTGCGGCGCTACTCCCGTTTTCATTGACTCAGAAAAAAATACTTGGAATATGTGTCCGAAAGCTTTAAAAGAAGCCATAGAAGACCGAATTTCAAAAAGGAAAAAACCAAAAGCAATTATTGTTGTTCATTTATACGGAATGCCTGCTAAAATGGACGAAATACTTGAGATTGCAGAAAAATATGAAATTCCTGTGATTGAAGATGCGGCTGAAGCGTTAGGTTCGAAATATAAAAACAAAGCTTGCGGAACTTTTGGGCGATTCGGTATTTTATCTTTTAACGGCAATAAAATCATTACTACTTCCGGAGGTGGAGCTTTAGTTTGTCATACTCAGGAAGATAAAGATAAAGCTGTTTTTCTTTCAACTCAGGCAAGAGACAATGCACCTCATTATCAGCATTCATTCATTGGGTACAATTATCGTATGAGCAATATTGTTGCAGGTATAGGTCGTGGACAAATGGAAGTTTTAGAGGATAGAGTAGAAGCCCGGAGAAAAATGCATGACTTTTATATTAATCTCTTTAAAAATATTAAAGGGGTAGAAGTATTTACTGAGCCATCAGAAGATTTTTTCTCCAATCATTGGCTTTCTGCAATTACTGTAAATCCTGAAATTATAGGTAAAAATCGTGAAGATTTAAGATTGACCTTCTTAGAGGATGATATAGAATCGAGACCACTGTGGAAGCCAATGCATTTGCAGCCTGTTTTTACTGATGCTCCCTATTATGGAACTAATATAGCAGAACAATTATTTAATAATGGTTTGTGTCTTCCTTCAGGATCTAATCTTTCTGATGAAGACAGACTTCGTATCACAAATGTGATACATTCTTTTTTTGCTGTAGATAAAAAGTAA
- a CDS encoding type III PLP-dependent enzyme domain-containing protein: MKIKYSELIDQTLYFPTEEFNVSENNLLFHDIPLMDVVEKFGTPLKINYLPKISQNIQKAKSWFKEAFEKIDYKQSYRYCYCTKSSHFKFVLEEALKNDISIETSSAYDMDIVKSLYEEGKVDKNIEVICNGFKTDDYLVKISEMINGGFENITPILDNYRELDKLTESIDTTFDIGIRIAAEEEPKFEFYTSRLGIGYKDIIPYYSQKIAEHPNARLKMLHFFINTGIKDTAYYWNELYKCLRVYARLKKIAPEVNSLNIGGGFPIKTSLNFDYDYQYMVEEIASQIKKFCEEEGVEEPNIYTEFGSFTVGESGANLYKIISQKRQNDREKWNMIDSSFMTTLPDTWAISRHFIMLPLNRWEDSYERVFLGGLTCDSDDYYNSEQHTNAIYLPVFSDTKPLYIGFFHTGAYQETIGGYGGVHHCLLPQPRHILIQKDENGEFQYEIFREKQEPEEVLKLLGYK; the protein is encoded by the coding sequence ATGAAGATAAAATACTCGGAACTTATTGATCAGACATTGTATTTTCCTACTGAAGAATTCAATGTTTCTGAGAACAATTTGTTGTTTCACGATATTCCGCTGATGGATGTCGTAGAAAAATTTGGCACTCCTTTAAAAATAAATTATCTGCCGAAAATTTCCCAGAATATTCAAAAAGCAAAAAGCTGGTTTAAAGAAGCTTTTGAAAAGATTGATTATAAGCAAAGTTATAGATATTGCTATTGCACAAAATCTAGCCATTTTAAATTTGTACTTGAAGAAGCTTTAAAAAACGATATTTCTATAGAAACTTCTTCTGCTTACGATATGGATATTGTAAAGTCGCTGTACGAAGAAGGTAAAGTAGACAAAAATATTGAGGTAATTTGTAATGGCTTTAAAACGGATGATTATTTGGTGAAAATTTCAGAAATGATCAACGGAGGTTTCGAAAATATTACTCCTATTCTGGATAATTACCGCGAGTTGGATAAACTTACCGAAAGTATCGATACCACTTTCGACATAGGAATTAGAATTGCTGCCGAAGAAGAACCTAAATTCGAATTTTATACCTCAAGATTAGGAATAGGTTATAAAGATATTATTCCATATTACAGTCAGAAAATTGCCGAGCATCCTAATGCAAGACTGAAAATGCTTCATTTTTTCATTAATACAGGAATAAAAGATACTGCATATTACTGGAACGAACTGTATAAATGTCTTCGCGTATATGCAAGACTTAAAAAAATTGCACCTGAAGTAAATTCATTGAACATTGGAGGTGGTTTCCCGATAAAAACATCCCTTAATTTCGACTACGATTACCAGTATATGGTAGAAGAAATTGCTTCTCAAATTAAAAAATTCTGTGAAGAAGAAGGCGTTGAAGAACCTAATATCTATACTGAATTCGGAAGTTTTACCGTAGGAGAAAGTGGTGCGAATCTGTATAAAATTATTTCTCAGAAACGTCAGAACGACAGAGAAAAATGGAATATGATCGATTCGTCATTTATGACTACTCTTCCAGATACATGGGCAATTTCCAGACATTTTATTATGTTGCCTTTAAACCGTTGGGAAGATTCTTATGAAAGAGTTTTCTTAGGCGGATTAACCTGCGATTCGGATGATTATTATAATTCTGAACAGCATACCAATGCTATTTATCTTCCTGTTTTTAGCGATACAAAGCCTCTGTATATTGGTTTTTTCCATACCGGAGCATATCAGGAAACAATTGGAGGTTATGGTGGCGTTCATCATTGTTTATTGCCACAGCCAAGGCATATTCTTATTCAGAAAGATGAAAACGGAGAATTTCAGTATGAAATTTTCAGAGAAAAACAAGAACCGGAAGAAGTTCTTAAACTTTTGGGTTACAAATAA
- a CDS encoding cob(I)yrinic acid a,c-diamide adenosyltransferase, producing the protein MKIYTKTGDKGETALYGGTRVSKASARVDSYGNIDELNSFIGIAKSHIEDEQIVKQLKKIQFDLFTVGSEAATPVDKLMLANGKSRLPIIISDKEIEELEKWMDSFDEKLQPLQFFILPGGDKSATFLHAARTICRRAERSLVFLNDSEEVRPELIKYLNRLSDYLFVLARYVSQINNEPEEYWNPNER; encoded by the coding sequence ATGAAGATTTATACAAAAACTGGAGATAAAGGCGAAACAGCATTGTATGGAGGAACGAGAGTTTCCAAAGCAAGTGCAAGAGTAGACAGTTATGGAAATATTGATGAACTGAATTCATTTATCGGAATCGCTAAAAGCCATATCGAAGATGAGCAGATTGTTAAACAGCTTAAGAAAATACAGTTCGATTTGTTTACAGTAGGTTCGGAAGCGGCAACTCCTGTAGATAAATTAATGCTGGCAAATGGAAAATCGAGATTACCAATCATTATTTCAGATAAAGAAATCGAAGAGCTGGAAAAATGGATGGATTCCTTTGATGAAAAATTGCAACCTTTACAGTTTTTTATCCTTCCGGGAGGAGATAAATCTGCAACTTTTCTGCATGCAGCAAGAACAATATGTCGTAGAGCAGAACGTTCGTTGGTTTTTCTGAATGATTCCGAAGAAGTTCGTCCAGAACTTATAAAATACCTTAACCGTCTTTCAGATTATCTTTTTGTATTGGCGAGATATGTTTCTCAAATAAATAACGAACCGGAAGAATACTGGAATCCTAATGAAAGATAA
- a CDS encoding DUF779 domain-containing protein yields MDTKDKTSRLSVTPEAMEVVWELEKKHGDLMFYQAGGCCEGTQPQCFEKGGYFPRMNDAMIGTINGHEFWIDRDLFEYWKYSHFTLDVLDGWGPGGFSLETPLGKTFKVHYRLFTPEELEKLEPVKRSE; encoded by the coding sequence ATGGATACCAAAGATAAAACATCAAGACTTTCCGTAACGCCGGAAGCTATGGAGGTAGTTTGGGAATTGGAAAAAAAACACGGCGATCTGATGTTCTACCAGGCTGGTGGCTGTTGTGAAGGGACGCAACCGCAATGTTTCGAAAAAGGTGGCTATTTCCCCAGAATGAATGATGCAATGATAGGCACCATCAACGGACACGAGTTTTGGATAGACCGCGACCTGTTCGAATATTGGAAGTATTCTCATTTCACTTTGGATGTGCTGGACGGTTGGGGACCAGGCGGATTTTCTCTGGAAACACCTTTGGGAAAAACGTTCAAAGTTCATTATCGTTTATTCACGCCAGAAGAACTGGAAAAGCTGGAACCTGTGAAGCGCAGCGAATGA
- the adhP gene encoding alcohol dehydrogenase AdhP has translation MIPKTMKAAVVQGYGQPLKIMEVPVKTPGRYEVLVKVIACGVCHTDLHAVDGDWPAKPKMPLIPGHEGVGIVVACGPEAQVKEGDAVGVPWLYSACGCCDYCITGWETLCEAQKNGGYSVDGGFAEYVIADSRYVGHLKSNANFLEIAPILCAGVTVYKGLKETETKPGEWVAISGIGGLGHVAVQYAKAMGMHVAAIDVADDKLELAKKLGADLVVNAKETDPGTYLHKEVGGMHGALITAVSPIAFKQGIDVLRRKGTIALNGLPPGSFELPIFETVLKRITVRGSIVGTRKDLQEALDFANEGLVKATVTSAKLEDINDVFDKMKKGQIDGRIVLDIAGQN, from the coding sequence ATGATCCCAAAAACAATGAAAGCGGCAGTCGTACAAGGTTACGGACAGCCATTGAAGATTATGGAAGTTCCTGTAAAAACTCCCGGCAGATACGAAGTTCTTGTAAAAGTAATCGCTTGTGGTGTTTGTCACACCGATTTACATGCAGTAGACGGTGACTGGCCGGCAAAACCAAAAATGCCATTAATTCCAGGACACGAAGGTGTAGGAATTGTAGTGGCTTGCGGACCGGAAGCTCAGGTAAAAGAAGGTGATGCTGTTGGAGTTCCTTGGTTGTATTCGGCTTGCGGATGTTGCGATTATTGTATAACAGGATGGGAAACATTATGTGAAGCTCAGAAAAACGGAGGTTACAGTGTAGATGGTGGTTTTGCAGAATACGTTATTGCAGATTCCAGATATGTAGGACATCTAAAAAGCAATGCAAACTTTCTGGAAATTGCGCCTATCCTTTGTGCTGGTGTAACAGTATATAAAGGTCTGAAAGAAACTGAAACCAAACCGGGCGAATGGGTAGCTATTTCCGGTATTGGCGGATTGGGACACGTTGCTGTTCAGTATGCAAAAGCAATGGGAATGCACGTTGCCGCGATAGATGTAGCAGATGATAAATTAGAATTGGCTAAAAAATTAGGTGCAGATTTGGTGGTTAATGCTAAAGAAACCGATCCGGGAACTTATCTTCATAAAGAAGTGGGCGGTATGCACGGAGCATTAATTACTGCTGTTTCTCCAATCGCTTTTAAACAAGGGATTGATGTTTTGAGAAGAAAAGGAACCATTGCTCTTAATGGTTTGCCACCGGGATCATTTGAATTACCTATTTTCGAAACTGTTCTGAAAAGAATTACCGTGAGAGGTTCTATCGTAGGAACCAGAAAAGACTTGCAGGAAGCATTAGATTTTGCCAACGAAGGATTGGTAAAAGCAACCGTAACTTCTGCAAAACTGGAAGACATTAACGATGTATTTGATAAAATGAAAAAAGGACAAATCGACGGACGTATTGTTCTGGATATTGCCGGACAAAATTAA
- a CDS encoding thiamine diphosphokinase — protein MKDKALLFINGEPPKSFPVLSGFGLIACTDGAFHYLKQLNFPLEKLDFISGDFDSHFGSDDSVYDDRFIFTPDQNKTDFHKALEIILQKGYKNIDVWGASGGEQDHFLGNLTVAFSFKEKLNIKFYDEFSEYFFIPKNFVLKNVKGCMISLYPFPIAENVFTKGLNWSLNGESLNITSRIGTRNFAVQEDVSVEYEKGDLLVFVGSRYL, from the coding sequence ATGAAAGATAAAGCATTATTATTCATTAACGGAGAACCGCCCAAATCTTTTCCCGTACTCAGCGGTTTTGGTCTTATAGCCTGTACAGACGGCGCTTTTCATTATTTGAAACAGTTAAATTTTCCATTAGAAAAACTGGATTTTATTTCCGGCGACTTCGATTCTCATTTTGGATCGGATGACAGTGTTTATGATGATAGATTCATTTTTACGCCAGATCAAAATAAAACCGATTTTCACAAAGCTTTGGAAATTATTTTACAAAAAGGGTATAAGAATATTGATGTTTGGGGAGCGAGTGGAGGAGAGCAGGATCATTTTCTGGGTAATCTTACGGTAGCATTTTCGTTTAAAGAAAAATTGAATATTAAGTTTTATGATGAGTTTTCAGAATACTTTTTTATTCCTAAAAATTTTGTCCTGAAAAATGTAAAAGGTTGTATGATTTCTCTTTATCCGTTCCCCATCGCAGAAAATGTTTTTACAAAAGGTTTGAACTGGAGCCTGAATGGTGAAAGCCTGAATATTACCTCGCGAATAGGAACCAGAAATTTTGCGGTACAGGAAGATGTTTCTGTGGAGTACGAAAAGGGAGATTTGCTAGTATTTGTGGGAAGTCGCTATCTTTAA
- a CDS encoding ATP-binding protein, with product MNFVECHDEPIHIPGYIQSFGYLIGVDTASHTISFLSENIAEIFDIENAASLLGKKLSQYPEVFRTVLDSDIFENAEFLSRRENETYFDKIVIQGKLYHFSVFLSNQFAFLEFEAVVENTLKKITSKYDNFYIIDNEQEIWKQLLNIISTIIDYDRMMVYQFMEDGSGKVVAEKNNDNLESYLGLHYPEHDIPKQARELYLKKRKRIFSDVYSQPVKILSLTEKNIDLTFAVTRAMSPIHGQYIKNSGAASSFSISIIIDDKLWGLVTCQNRTAKHIDLEDRVQSGIFTVLASNAYSSFKSKKELEYRLDLNEKLSFLKSEFLKSENLFDALDANKKELRIIPNADGLAIISDQDIVLEGITPNKEKVKEIINWAYKNVSDNIFASSSFLKNHGQKLGLNPDTAGIIIYFVEKSKREILIWFRKEFDEHISWAGNPEKEINISMQNGVEKHTVSPRKSFEIFLENIKGNSKRWSSKNVIAVNLIKDLILETSHKQYITIKKLNDQLKRVNEELDSFSYTISHDLGTPLTVMKLNAQMLLKSLSETADRSKINSIIDEIDSMAEMMQNVLQLSRAKHSEIKLETIETNATIQKITENAKITFDSPKSLVVIKECPEVLADKTMLHQVFLNIINNAIKYSSNQEKPVVEIEGSEEGNKIIYRIKDNGIGIPEENKHKMFKIFNRMDNAKQFKGNGVGLSIVHRIMSRLGGNIDYESDKNGTCFILTFQKPSTITKELNNAF from the coding sequence ATGAATTTTGTGGAATGCCACGATGAACCCATCCATATCCCGGGTTACATCCAAAGTTTTGGTTACCTGATTGGCGTAGACACAGCTTCTCATACCATTTCTTTTTTAAGCGAAAATATTGCTGAAATTTTCGATATCGAGAATGCAGCATCTCTTTTGGGTAAGAAACTATCTCAATACCCTGAAGTTTTCAGAACAGTTTTAGATTCTGATATTTTCGAGAATGCAGAATTTCTTTCAAGACGAGAAAACGAAACTTATTTTGATAAAATTGTTATTCAGGGTAAACTGTATCATTTTTCTGTTTTCTTGTCTAATCAGTTTGCATTTTTAGAATTTGAAGCGGTTGTAGAAAATACCCTGAAAAAAATTACCAGTAAATATGATAATTTCTACATCATAGATAATGAACAGGAAATCTGGAAACAGCTTCTCAACATCATTTCTACCATTATAGATTATGACAGAATGATGGTTTATCAGTTTATGGAAGATGGTTCGGGCAAAGTAGTTGCTGAGAAAAACAATGACAATCTCGAAAGTTATTTGGGATTGCATTATCCAGAACACGATATTCCTAAACAAGCTAGAGAATTATATCTGAAAAAGAGAAAAAGAATTTTTTCTGATGTGTATTCTCAACCTGTTAAAATTTTGAGTCTTACCGAAAAAAATATTGATCTCACTTTTGCCGTAACAAGAGCCATGTCTCCTATCCACGGGCAATACATAAAAAATTCGGGTGCAGCATCCAGCTTTAGTATATCAATAATTATTGATGATAAACTTTGGGGATTGGTTACCTGCCAAAACAGAACAGCAAAACATATTGATCTTGAAGACAGAGTACAATCTGGTATTTTCACGGTATTGGCATCTAACGCTTACTCTTCATTTAAATCGAAAAAAGAGCTGGAATACAGGCTCGATCTTAATGAAAAACTGAGTTTTCTGAAATCTGAATTTCTGAAATCTGAAAATCTTTTCGATGCACTGGATGCCAATAAAAAGGAATTGAGAATAATTCCTAATGCAGACGGACTTGCAATTATTTCCGATCAGGACATCGTTTTGGAGGGAATTACCCCAAACAAAGAAAAGGTAAAAGAAATCATCAACTGGGCTTACAAAAATGTTTCTGATAATATTTTTGCAAGCAGCAGTTTCCTGAAAAACCACGGACAAAAACTTGGTCTTAATCCTGATACTGCAGGAATTATTATTTATTTCGTGGAAAAAAGCAAACGAGAAATACTAATTTGGTTCAGAAAAGAGTTTGATGAGCATATCAGTTGGGCAGGAAATCCGGAAAAAGAGATTAATATTTCTATGCAGAATGGCGTAGAAAAGCACACCGTTTCCCCAAGAAAATCTTTTGAAATATTCTTAGAAAATATTAAAGGAAATTCTAAAAGATGGAGTTCCAAAAACGTAATTGCTGTTAATCTCATTAAAGACCTCATCCTAGAAACATCTCACAAGCAATACATTACCATCAAAAAACTGAACGATCAGCTTAAAAGAGTTAACGAAGAGCTCGACAGTTTTTCTTACACCATTTCTCACGATTTGGGAACACCGCTTACGGTAATGAAATTAAATGCTCAAATGCTGCTTAAATCTCTTTCTGAAACTGCAGATCGAAGTAAAATCAATTCTATTATTGATGAAATCGACAGCATGGCAGAAATGATGCAGAATGTACTCCAGCTAAGCCGTGCAAAACACAGCGAAATTAAGCTGGAAACCATTGAAACCAATGCTACCATCCAAAAGATTACTGAAAATGCTAAAATTACATTTGACAGCCCAAAAAGTTTGGTTGTCATAAAAGAATGTCCCGAAGTTTTGGCAGATAAAACAATGCTGCATCAGGTATTTTTAAATATTATTAATAATGCTATAAAATATTCTTCTAACCAGGAAAAACCGGTTGTAGAAATTGAAGGTAGTGAGGAAGGTAATAAAATTATCTACCGAATTAAAGATAACGGCATTGGGATCCCCGAAGAAAATAAACATAAAATGTTCAAAATATTCAACAGGATGGATAATGCCAAGCAATTTAAAGGAAATGGTGTCGGTTTATCTATCGTACACAGAATAATGAGCAGACTTGGAGGAAATATCGATTATGAAAGTGATAAAAACGGAACCTGTTTTATTCTTACCTTTCAAAAACCTTCCACAATAACAAAAGAACTCAACAATGCTTTCTGA
- a CDS encoding malate dehydrogenase: protein MKVTVVGAGAVGASCAEYIAMKNFCSEVVLVDIKEGFAEGKAMDLMQTASLNGFDTKITGTTGDYSKTAGSHVAVITSGIPRKPGMTREELIGINAGIVKDVTENLVKNSPDVIIIVVSNPMDTMAYLVHKTSGLPKNKIIGMGGALDSARFKYRLAEALEAPISDVDGMVIAAHSDTGMLPLLSKATRNGVPVTEFLSTEKQNYVIEETKVGGATLTKLLGTSAWYAPGAAVSVMVQAIACDQKKMIPCSLMLDGEYGESDICLGVPAIIGANGVEKIVDITLTEEEKAKFAEAAKAVREVNGDLKF, encoded by the coding sequence ATGAAAGTAACTGTAGTAGGTGCAGGCGCAGTAGGAGCAAGTTGTGCAGAATACATCGCTATGAAAAACTTCTGTTCGGAAGTAGTTTTAGTAGACATCAAAGAAGGATTTGCTGAAGGAAAAGCAATGGATTTGATGCAGACAGCATCATTAAACGGATTTGATACAAAAATTACCGGAACAACTGGCGATTACAGCAAAACAGCAGGTTCTCACGTTGCCGTAATCACTTCAGGAATCCCAAGAAAACCGGGAATGACCAGAGAAGAACTTATTGGTATTAACGCAGGAATTGTAAAAGATGTTACCGAAAATCTGGTAAAAAACTCTCCTGATGTTATTATCATCGTAGTTTCTAACCCAATGGATACTATGGCTTATCTTGTGCACAAAACATCTGGTCTTCCAAAAAATAAAATTATAGGAATGGGTGGTGCTTTAGATTCTGCAAGATTCAAGTATAGATTGGCAGAAGCTCTAGAAGCTCCAATTTCTGATGTAGACGGAATGGTAATCGCAGCGCACAGTGATACGGGAATGCTTCCTTTATTGAGCAAAGCTACAAGAAACGGTGTTCCTGTAACAGAATTCCTTAGTACAGAAAAACAAAACTATGTAATTGAAGAAACCAAAGTAGGTGGAGCTACGCTTACAAAACTTTTGGGAACATCTGCATGGTATGCACCAGGTGCTGCAGTTTCTGTAATGGTTCAGGCAATTGCTTGCGATCAGAAAAAAATGATTCCTTGTTCTTTAATGCTAGACGGAGAATACGGAGAAAGTGATATCTGCCTTGGAGTTCCTGCTATTATCGGAGCCAACGGAGTTGAAAAAATCGTAGATATTACCTTAACAGAAGAAGAAAAAGCAAAGTTTGCTGAAGCTGCAAAAGCTGTAAGAGAAGTAAACGGAGATTTGAAATTTTAA